The genomic segment GCGACAAATTGCGGTTCGGAAGCGCAGATGTGCATCGCGATGTCTTTGACAAAGCGCTGGAAATCTTCACCGCGTGCGACAAAGTCTGTTTCGCAGTTGACTTCGACCAGTACGCCAACTTTGCCACCCATGTGAATGTAGGAACCAACGGCCCCTTCAGCGGCGATGCGGCCTTCACGCTTTTTGGCGCTGGCCAATCCCGCTTTGCGCAGGATTTCGACCGCCTGCTCTTCATTGCCGTTCGCTTCGGTCAAAGCCTTTTTGCATTCCATCATTCCCGCGCCGGTTTTTTCGCGCAGGGTTTTAACCATTTCTGCGGTAATTGCCATAAATCCCTCTATATCAATTGTTGTGTCTATCTTCTGTTGTGTCTATCTTCGCAAAAACGGCGCAGCCGCGCTTTGAAGTGGTTGGCTGCGCCGTAATCAAATCAAAAACGGTTTGAGAATTCGGTTCAGGCCGATTCCGCCACACTGACTTCTGGCGCTGGCGCAGCCGGAACTTCAGTGGCAGGTTCGGCCACCGGAGCTTCAGGGGCAGCCGGAGCCACAGATGCTGTTGCGGCCGCCGCAGCAGCGTGGCGCGGGCCTCTGTCGCCTCTGCCACGCCCGCCGCGATCTCCGCGCCCGCCGCGATCGCGTCCGCGACCGCCACGGTCACCGCGTTCACCTCTTTCTCCCCTGTCTCTTTGCTGGCGTTGCTGAATATCCACCGTGACGCCACTGATTTTGGCTTGTTCAGCCGCCGCCGCCGCTTCTTCAGCTTCTTTCTGCTGAGCCAGTTGCTGGCCTTCCAGAATCGCATCCGCAATTCGCGACGCGAACAACCGAACGGCGCGCAGTGCATCGTCATTTCCAGGAATAACGTAATCAACGCCTTCCGGGGAGCAGTTCGTATCCACAATCGCCACAACCGGGATATTCAATCGGTTGGCTTCTTTGACGGCGATTTCTTCCTTATTGGTGTCAATGATGAAGATGGCGTCGGGCAACCGGCGCATCTCCTTAATGCCCGCCAGGTTCTTTTCCAATGCCTGACGCTCGCGTTCGATTTCCAACCGCTCTTTTTTCGCGTATTGCTCGATGCGGCCATCTGCCTGCATCGCTTCAATGTCTTTGTAACGCTTGATGGATTTCTGAATCGTCTGGAAGTTGGTGAGCAGGCCACCCAACCAACGCTGGTTGACGTAAAACTGATTGCAGCGCAACGCCTCTTCTTTGATGGCGTCCTGCGCCTGGCGCTTGGTGCCGACAAACAGGATTGTTTTGTTAGTACCTTCGCCTGCCAGATTGGAAATGAAGCGGATTGCTTCCTTGATCATTCGCTGCGTTTTTTGCAGGTCAATGATGTAAATGCCATTGCGCTCGCCGAAAATGTACTCTTTCATTTTCGGATTCCACCGGCGCACCTGATGCCCGAAGTGTACGCCAGCTTCGAGCAGTTCTTTCATCGTAACTGTAGCCAATTAGACCTCCACATAGATTGGTTTGTGTACTCGCCCTCTTCAAACTCCCCGGTTCAAACGCATGCAGCAACCAACGAAGAAGAAGGCAATGGATTCGCTCGTTACGATGGTAGAGACGCANNTGCGTCTCTACCATCGTAACGAGCATTGGAATTAGCGTTTCGAGAATTGGAATCGCTTGCGTGCGCCCTTCTGACCGTATTTCTTACGTTCTTTGGCGCGCGGGTCACGCGTCAGCAAGCCGGCCTTCTTGAGTTTCTTACGCAATTCAGCGTTGAACTCAATCAGGGCACGAGCAATGCCGTGACGAACTGCGCCCGCTTGTCCGGCAGATCCTCCGCCCGCAACGTTGACCAACACATCAAACTTGCTGAGCGTATCGGTCAATTGCAGCGGTTGACGAATGATCATTCGCAGCGTTTCGTTCTTAAAATAAGAGTCAATCGCCTTGCGGTTGACTCTGAAATTGCCGGTTCCCGGCCTCAGATAAACCCGAGCGGTCGCACTCTTGCGACGGCCAGTCCCGTAATACTGAATCTCAGCCACGTTTCAACTCACTCCTGATTTTTTGTTTGCCGGCCCACTCGATGCTTGATGAGGTAGATTGAGACAAGCTGGCAGGTTGGTAATGGGCATTCGCTGGCTTTACTTTGGCTTAAACCGTCAACTTCAGGGAAGCGGGTTTTTGCGCACCGTGTGGATGCTCGGCTCCGGAATAAACCTTCAGCTTGGAACCCATCGCACGACCGAGTTTGGTTTTCGGCAACATGCCTTTAATCGCCAACTCGACCAGACGTCCCGGATTTTTCGCCAATAGATCTTTTGCCTTGACCTCTTTCAAACCACCAGGAAAACCAGTGTGATGCCGGTAAATTTTGTCTTCAGTTTTGTTTCCTTTGAAAATCACTTTAGCGGCATTAATAACGATCACGTGATCGCCAGTATCAAGGAAAGGCGTGTAACTGGGTTTGTGTTTGCCCATCAGCAATCGGGCAACTTCGCTGGCCAAACGACCAACGGTCATTCCACTGGCATCAACCAAATGCCAGTTCCGATGCTGTTCCAATCCTTTGCCACTCGGAAAATAAGTAGACATAGATATGATCTCCGTGTTTCAGCGTGAAAAAAGCGAACGCGAAGAATACGTAACCCGATTGGGCGTGTCAAGGCAGCGGATTGCGCTGTTGATTCGTATCGAACAAAAACTCCGCCAAAGCCAGTGATTTTGGCAAAAATTTCCCAGTTACGCCCAAAAACTAAACGGGGATCCTTCCAAACTTGTCGCGAAATTCAAATTGGACTACTTTTCCATCGCCGCTAGTTTTTCAAATCGTTGTAATGAAGAATCGAATTGAACAGCATTCCGAATTCACCGTGATTCTGCCAGCGGTAACAGGGGTTGGTGGCGAACAGGATCACGCGGCCCTTGCCGACGGGAACATCCACAATCGCGGGGCGATTGCGTGTTTCCGTGATGCCGCGCGCCAAACCGCTCAGGATGTTTTTTTCGGTGCCGGGGAAACGCATCAGGATTTGTTTGTCTCGGTCGCGTTCGGGAACGGAAAGTAGCGGCCCATTGGCATATCGCACCGGAATCGTTTTATTCGTATACCCGTAAAACAGCGGATGTTCCGGTTTCAGAATTTCGGCTTCGACAATCGGCCCGGGCGCATAAAATTGCGGCGAAGTCCGTCCGGCGTCAATCGTGCGCGTCAACCCGAATTCGGCAGGGAAGAAGCTGGCCGTTCCCAGCGTCACCAGCAAGCCTCCGGCATTGATGAACTTTTCAAATTCGGCAACACCCGCCAAGCCCATGCCGCCCGTGATGTCTTCGGATTCGCCGTACAATCCTTGCGATTTGAACTGCTCGGATTTGGTGTAGGCCAGCGGTTTGCGACCGGGATCGCGGTCGAAAACGATTCGCTTGCCGCTGCCGCCTTGATTCGGAATCAGGATCATATCGTAAGCGTCGCGCAGATTGCCTTGCCCCCTAGCCTGAAGGACGCGCTCCTTGTAAATCAAATCGTACTGCACGCCGAATTGATCCAGCGCGTGACGAACCCAGCCGACTTCCTGTGTGCTGCCCCAGGTGGTGAACACAGCCAGGCGCGGCAAATCCACTTCGTGCATTGCGACGGTTGGCATCGCGGCCAGACCGACCGCTTTCAACCCCAACTGCTCAATGGCCGTTTTGCTGTCGTTGTTCGCAGGAACGATCAATGAACCGGCAGGGATTTCCGTGTCGCCGGATTTGAAACTCGCTTCGTTGGCTTGGACCTTCGCGCCTTTCAGCCGATATCGCAGCGAAATCAGATTGTTCGATCCGTAATTCAGCACGGCAAAAGCGGCGGTTCCATTGCCTTTGATTTCGCCTTTAATCATCAGCTTGTCTACGGCTTCGACGGGCGCGCTAAGCACGGCTTTGTCTGTGATTTCAATGACTGGCGTATGCGCCATCATCCCCATCGTCCAGCCCGTGTCGTCATACGTTCGCAAGCTCGGATCGGGAAAGGTTTGTTTTTCCAATAGGATTTTCGCCAATCGCCCGTACGGCTGATCGCGTTTGATGACGAACGACCCAACGGGAAATTCTCCTTCTTTCAATTTCACTTCAGCGGTCAATCGTCCGACTTCAATGCCTTGCAACCGCAGCGTGTTCACAATGAATTCGACGCCGGTCATATTGTTTTGCGTCGGAATGATGAATCCGTGCGGAGCATTGTTTTTGCCGTCCTCGATGGAGTTGCGGGATTTTTTGTAAAAGTTTTCCAGGATGACTTGGGGAAATTGGGAAGTC from the Acidobacteriota bacterium genome contains:
- the tsf gene encoding translation elongation factor Ts — protein: MAITAEMVKTLREKTGAGMMECKKALTEANGNEEQAVEILRKAGLASAKKREGRIAAEGAVGSYIHMGGKVGVLVEVNCETDFVARGEDFQRFVKDIAMHICASEPQFVAKEEVPAEVIEKEKEIARGLAMADPKNANKPEQIIEKMVQGRLDKFFTEAVLLEQPFVKDQTVTIAELVTQLTAKTGEKCSVRRFARFKMGEGLEKRADDFASEVAAMTK
- the rplM gene encoding 50S ribosomal protein L13; translated protein: MSTYFPSGKGLEQHRNWHLVDASGMTVGRLASEVARLLMGKHKPSYTPFLDTGDHVIVINAAKVIFKGNKTEDKIYRHHTGFPGGLKEVKAKDLLAKNPGRLVELAIKGMLPKTKLGRAMGSKLKVYSGAEHPHGAQKPASLKLTV
- the rpsI gene encoding 30S ribosomal protein S9, with translation MAEIQYYGTGRRKSATARVYLRPGTGNFRVNRKAIDSYFKNETLRMIIRQPLQLTDTLSKFDVLVNVAGGGSAGQAGAVRHGIARALIEFNAELRKKLKKAGLLTRDPRAKERKKYGQKGARKRFQFSKR
- the rpsB gene encoding 30S ribosomal protein S2, with translation MKELLEAGVHFGHQVRRWNPKMKEYIFGERNGIYIIDLQKTQRMIKEAIRFISNLAGEGTNKTILFVGTKRQAQDAIKEEALRCNQFYVNQRWLGGLLTNFQTIQKSIKRYKDIEAMQADGRIEQYAKKERLEIERERQALEKNLAGIKEMRRLPDAIFIIDTNKEEIAVKEANRLNIPVVAIVDTNCSPEGVDYVIPGNDDALRAVRLFASRIADAILEGQQLAQQKEAEEAAAAAEQAKISGVTVDIQQRQQRDRGERGERGDRGGRGRDRGGRGDRGGRGRGDRGPRHAAAAAATASVAPAAPEAPVAEPATEVPAAPAPEVSVAESA